A window from Eretmochelys imbricata isolate rEreImb1 chromosome 23, rEreImb1.hap1, whole genome shotgun sequence encodes these proteins:
- the SUPT5H gene encoding transcription elongation factor SPT5 isoform X2 yields MSDSEDSNFSEDESERSSEVEEVENEAEEEHVSVAGSEKEEAEEEEEEEEEDYDEEEEEDDDDRPPKKPRHGGFILDEADVDDEYEDEDQWEDGAEDILEKASNIDNVVLDEDRSGARRLQNLWRDQREEELGEYYMKKYAKSSVGETVYGGSDELSDDITQQQLLPGVKDPNLWTVKCKIGEERATAIALMRKFIAYQFTDTPLQIKSVVAPEHVKGYIYVEAYKQTHVKQAIEGVGNLRMGYWNQQMVPIKEMTDVLKVVKEVTNLKPKSWVRLKRGIYKDDIAQVDYVEPSQNQISLKMIPRIDFDRIKARMSLKDWFAKRKKFKRPPQRLFDAEKIRSLGGDVASDGDFLIFEGNRYSRKGFLFKSFAMSAVITEGVKPTLSELEKFEDQPEGIDLEVVTESTGKEREHNFQPGDNVEVCEGELINLQGKILSVDGNKITIMPKHEDLKDMLEFPAQELRKYFKMGDHVKVIAGRFEGDTGLIVRVEENFVILFSDLTMHELKVLPRDLQLCSETASGVDVGGQHEWGELVQLDPQTVGVIVRLERETFQVLNMYGKVVTVRHQAVTRKKDNRFAVALDSEQNNIHVKDIVKVIDGPHSGREGEIRHLFRGFGFLHCKKLVENGGMFVCKTRHLVLAGGSKPRDVTNFTVGGFAPMSPRISSPMHPSAAGQRGGFGGGGMSRGRGRRDNDLIGQTVRISQGPYKGYIGVVKDATESTARVELHSTCQTISVDRQRLTTVGSRRPGGMTSAYGRTPMYGSQTPMYGSGSRTPMYGSQTPLHDGSRTPHYGSQTPLHDGSRTPAQSGAWDPNNPNTPSRADEEFEYGFDDEPTPSPQGYGGTPNPQTPGYPDPSSPQVNPPYNPQTPGTPAMYNTDQFSPYAVPSPQGSYQPSPSPQSYHQVAPSPVGYQNTHSPASYHPTPSPMAYQASPSPSPVGYSPMTPGAPSPGGYNPHTPGSGIEQNSSDWVTTDIQVKIRDTYVDSQVVGQTGVIRSVTGGMCSVYLKDSEKVVSISSEHLEPVIPTKNNKVKVILGEDREATGVLLSIDGEDGIVRMDLEEQLKILNLRFLGKLLEP; encoded by the exons CCTCCAACATTGATAATGTGGTTCTGGACGAGGATCGCTCTGGGGCCCGGAGGCTGCAGAACCTGTGGAG GGACCAGCGCGAGGAGGAGCTGGGCGAATATTACATGAAGAAATACGCCAAGTCCTCCGTGGGAGAAAC GGTGTACGGTGGCTCTGATGAGCTTTCGGATGACATCACGCAGCAGCAGTTACTGCCCGGTGTCAA GGATCCCAACCTCTGGACCGTGAAGTGTAAG atCGGAGAGGAACGTGCCACAGCCATAGCCCTGATGAGGAAATTCATCGCCTACCAGTTCACAGACACG cccctgcagaTCAAGTCTGTGGTGGCCCCCGAGCATGTGAAAGGCTACATCTATGTCGAGGCCTACAAGCAGACCCATGTGAAGCAGGCCATTGAGGGCGTGGGCAACCTGCGGATGGGCTACTGGAACCAGCAGATGGTGCCCATCAAGGAGATGACAGACGTGCTGAAGGTGGTGAAGGAGGTGACCAACCTGAAGCCCAAGTCCTGGGTCCGGCTCAAGAGAGGCATTTACAAGGACGACATTGCTCAG GTGGATTACGTTGAGCCGAGCCAGAACCAGATCTCTCTGAAGATGATCCCGCGAATCGATTTTGACCGGATCAAAGCTCGCATGAGCCTG AAGGACTGGTTCGCCAAGCGGAAGAAGTTCAAGAGGCCCCCCCAGCGGCTGTTTGATGCTGAAAAGATCCG GTCCTTGGGGGGAGATGTTGCTTCCGACGGTGATTTCCTCATCTTTGAAGGCAATCGTTACAGTCGCAAGGGCTTCCTTTTCAAGAGCTTTGCCATGTCGGCCGTG ATCACGGAGGGGGTGAAGCCCACCCTGTCTGAGCTGGAGAAGTTTGAGGACCAGCCGGAAGGCATCGATCTGGAGGTGGTTACCGAAAGCACAG GGAAGGAACGGGAACACAACTTCCAACCTGGGGACAACGtggaggtgtgtgagggggagcTGATCAACCTGCAGGGCAAGATCCTGAGTGTGGACGGCAACAAAATCACCATCATGCCCAAGCATGAGGATCTCAAG GACATGCTGGAGTTCCCAGCTCAAGAGCTGCGTAAGTACTTCAAGATGGGAGACCACGTCAAGGTGATCGCTGGGCGCTTCGAGGGCGACACGGGACTGATCGTGCGGGTGGAGGAGAACTTCGTCATCCTCTTCTCGGACCTCACCATGCACGAG CTCAAGGTGCTGCCTCGGGACTTGCAGCTCTGCTCCGAGACGGCCTCCGGCGTGGATGTGGGCGGGCAGCACGAGTGGGGCGAGCTGGTCCAACTGGATCCCCAGACCGTCGGGGTTATCGTCCGCCTGGAGCGGGAGACCTTCCAG GTCCTGAACATGTACGGCAAAGTGGTGACGGTCAGGCATCAGGCTGTGACGCGGAAGAAGGACAATCGCTTTGCTGTGGCCCTGGACTCGGAGCAGAACAATATCCACGTCAAGGACATCGTTAAAGTCATTGACGGGCCGCACTCG gGTCGCGAGGGGGAGATCAGACACCTCTTCCGCGGCTTTGGATTCCTGCACTGCAAGAAGCTGGTAGAGAACGGGGGCATGTTTGTGTGTAAGACTCGCCACCTGGTGCTGGCTGGGGGCTCGAAG CCCCGGGACGTCACCAACTTCACCGTCGGTGGCTTTGCGCCCATGAGTCCTCGGATCAGCAGCCCCATGCACCCCAGCGCAGCAG GTCAGCGAGGTGGCTTTGGCGGGGGTGGGATGAGCCGAGGCCGCGGACGCAGGGACAACGACCTGATAGGGCAGACGGTGCGGATctcccagggaccctacaaag GCTACATCGGCGTGGTGAAGGATGCCACGGAGTCCACGGCCCGCGTGGAACTCCATTCTACCTGCCAGACCATCTCAGTGGATCGCCAGCGCCTCACGACAGT GGGTTCGAGGAGACCTGGCGGCATGACCTCCGCCTATGGCCGCACCCCCATGTACGGCTCGCAGACCCCCATGTACGGCTCCGGCTCCCGCACCCCCATGTACGGCTCGCAGACTCCGCTGCATGACG GCAGCAGGACCCCGCACTACGGCTCCCAGACGCCGCTGCACGACGGGAGCCGGACACCTGCGCAGAGCGGGGCTTGGGACCCCAACAACCCCAATACGCCCTCCAG GGCGGATGAGGAGTTTGAATACGGCTTCGATGATGAGCCCACGCCCTCTCCGCAAGGCTACGGGGGGACCCCCAACCCCCAGACTCCCGGCTACCCCGACCCTTCGTCTCCGCAGGTCAATCCGCCGTACAATCCGCAGACGCCGGGGACCCCAGCCAT GTACAACACTGATCAGTTTTCTCCGTACGCTGTTCCATCTCCTCAGGGCTCCTATCAGCCAAGCCCCAGCCCTCAGAGTTACCACCAGGTGGCGCCGAGCCCCGTGGGCTACCAGAACACCCACTCGCCAGCCAGTTACCACCCGACCCCGTCGCCCATGGCGTATCAG GccagccccagtcccagcccagtggGCTACAGCCCCATGACACCAGGGGCTCCTTCTCCAGGGGGTTACAACCCGCACACCCCCGGCTCCGGCATTGAGCAGAACTCCAGCGACTGGGtcaccaccgacatccaggtcAAAATTCGAGACACCTATGTGGACAGCCAGGTGGTGGGGCAGACGGGAGTCATCCGCAGTGTGACG GGTGGAATGTGCTCAGTCTACCTGAAGGACAGCGAGAAGGTGGTCAGCATTTCGAGCGAGCACCTAGAGCCCGTCATACCGACCAAAAACAATAAG GTGAAGGTGATCCTGGGGGAGGACCGGGAGGCGACAGGCGTCCTCTTGAGCATCGACGGAGAGGATGGCATCGTCCGCATGGACTTGGAGGAGCAGCTCAAGATCCTCAACTTGCGATTCCTGGGCAAGCTGCTGGAGCCGTAG
- the SUPT5H gene encoding transcription elongation factor SPT5 isoform X1: MSDSEDSNFSEDESERSSEVEEVENEAEEEHVSVAGSEKEEAEEEEEEEEEDYDEEEEEDDDDRPPKKPRHGGFILDEADVDDEYEDEDQWEDGAEDILEKEEIEASNIDNVVLDEDRSGARRLQNLWRDQREEELGEYYMKKYAKSSVGETVYGGSDELSDDITQQQLLPGVKDPNLWTVKCKIGEERATAIALMRKFIAYQFTDTPLQIKSVVAPEHVKGYIYVEAYKQTHVKQAIEGVGNLRMGYWNQQMVPIKEMTDVLKVVKEVTNLKPKSWVRLKRGIYKDDIAQVDYVEPSQNQISLKMIPRIDFDRIKARMSLKDWFAKRKKFKRPPQRLFDAEKIRSLGGDVASDGDFLIFEGNRYSRKGFLFKSFAMSAVITEGVKPTLSELEKFEDQPEGIDLEVVTESTGKEREHNFQPGDNVEVCEGELINLQGKILSVDGNKITIMPKHEDLKDMLEFPAQELRKYFKMGDHVKVIAGRFEGDTGLIVRVEENFVILFSDLTMHELKVLPRDLQLCSETASGVDVGGQHEWGELVQLDPQTVGVIVRLERETFQVLNMYGKVVTVRHQAVTRKKDNRFAVALDSEQNNIHVKDIVKVIDGPHSGREGEIRHLFRGFGFLHCKKLVENGGMFVCKTRHLVLAGGSKPRDVTNFTVGGFAPMSPRISSPMHPSAAGQRGGFGGGGMSRGRGRRDNDLIGQTVRISQGPYKGYIGVVKDATESTARVELHSTCQTISVDRQRLTTVGSRRPGGMTSAYGRTPMYGSQTPMYGSGSRTPMYGSQTPLHDGSRTPHYGSQTPLHDGSRTPAQSGAWDPNNPNTPSRADEEFEYGFDDEPTPSPQGYGGTPNPQTPGYPDPSSPQVNPPYNPQTPGTPAMYNTDQFSPYAVPSPQGSYQPSPSPQSYHQVAPSPVGYQNTHSPASYHPTPSPMAYQASPSPSPVGYSPMTPGAPSPGGYNPHTPGSGIEQNSSDWVTTDIQVKIRDTYVDSQVVGQTGVIRSVTGGMCSVYLKDSEKVVSISSEHLEPVIPTKNNKVKVILGEDREATGVLLSIDGEDGIVRMDLEEQLKILNLRFLGKLLEP; the protein is encoded by the exons CCTCCAACATTGATAATGTGGTTCTGGACGAGGATCGCTCTGGGGCCCGGAGGCTGCAGAACCTGTGGAG GGACCAGCGCGAGGAGGAGCTGGGCGAATATTACATGAAGAAATACGCCAAGTCCTCCGTGGGAGAAAC GGTGTACGGTGGCTCTGATGAGCTTTCGGATGACATCACGCAGCAGCAGTTACTGCCCGGTGTCAA GGATCCCAACCTCTGGACCGTGAAGTGTAAG atCGGAGAGGAACGTGCCACAGCCATAGCCCTGATGAGGAAATTCATCGCCTACCAGTTCACAGACACG cccctgcagaTCAAGTCTGTGGTGGCCCCCGAGCATGTGAAAGGCTACATCTATGTCGAGGCCTACAAGCAGACCCATGTGAAGCAGGCCATTGAGGGCGTGGGCAACCTGCGGATGGGCTACTGGAACCAGCAGATGGTGCCCATCAAGGAGATGACAGACGTGCTGAAGGTGGTGAAGGAGGTGACCAACCTGAAGCCCAAGTCCTGGGTCCGGCTCAAGAGAGGCATTTACAAGGACGACATTGCTCAG GTGGATTACGTTGAGCCGAGCCAGAACCAGATCTCTCTGAAGATGATCCCGCGAATCGATTTTGACCGGATCAAAGCTCGCATGAGCCTG AAGGACTGGTTCGCCAAGCGGAAGAAGTTCAAGAGGCCCCCCCAGCGGCTGTTTGATGCTGAAAAGATCCG GTCCTTGGGGGGAGATGTTGCTTCCGACGGTGATTTCCTCATCTTTGAAGGCAATCGTTACAGTCGCAAGGGCTTCCTTTTCAAGAGCTTTGCCATGTCGGCCGTG ATCACGGAGGGGGTGAAGCCCACCCTGTCTGAGCTGGAGAAGTTTGAGGACCAGCCGGAAGGCATCGATCTGGAGGTGGTTACCGAAAGCACAG GGAAGGAACGGGAACACAACTTCCAACCTGGGGACAACGtggaggtgtgtgagggggagcTGATCAACCTGCAGGGCAAGATCCTGAGTGTGGACGGCAACAAAATCACCATCATGCCCAAGCATGAGGATCTCAAG GACATGCTGGAGTTCCCAGCTCAAGAGCTGCGTAAGTACTTCAAGATGGGAGACCACGTCAAGGTGATCGCTGGGCGCTTCGAGGGCGACACGGGACTGATCGTGCGGGTGGAGGAGAACTTCGTCATCCTCTTCTCGGACCTCACCATGCACGAG CTCAAGGTGCTGCCTCGGGACTTGCAGCTCTGCTCCGAGACGGCCTCCGGCGTGGATGTGGGCGGGCAGCACGAGTGGGGCGAGCTGGTCCAACTGGATCCCCAGACCGTCGGGGTTATCGTCCGCCTGGAGCGGGAGACCTTCCAG GTCCTGAACATGTACGGCAAAGTGGTGACGGTCAGGCATCAGGCTGTGACGCGGAAGAAGGACAATCGCTTTGCTGTGGCCCTGGACTCGGAGCAGAACAATATCCACGTCAAGGACATCGTTAAAGTCATTGACGGGCCGCACTCG gGTCGCGAGGGGGAGATCAGACACCTCTTCCGCGGCTTTGGATTCCTGCACTGCAAGAAGCTGGTAGAGAACGGGGGCATGTTTGTGTGTAAGACTCGCCACCTGGTGCTGGCTGGGGGCTCGAAG CCCCGGGACGTCACCAACTTCACCGTCGGTGGCTTTGCGCCCATGAGTCCTCGGATCAGCAGCCCCATGCACCCCAGCGCAGCAG GTCAGCGAGGTGGCTTTGGCGGGGGTGGGATGAGCCGAGGCCGCGGACGCAGGGACAACGACCTGATAGGGCAGACGGTGCGGATctcccagggaccctacaaag GCTACATCGGCGTGGTGAAGGATGCCACGGAGTCCACGGCCCGCGTGGAACTCCATTCTACCTGCCAGACCATCTCAGTGGATCGCCAGCGCCTCACGACAGT GGGTTCGAGGAGACCTGGCGGCATGACCTCCGCCTATGGCCGCACCCCCATGTACGGCTCGCAGACCCCCATGTACGGCTCCGGCTCCCGCACCCCCATGTACGGCTCGCAGACTCCGCTGCATGACG GCAGCAGGACCCCGCACTACGGCTCCCAGACGCCGCTGCACGACGGGAGCCGGACACCTGCGCAGAGCGGGGCTTGGGACCCCAACAACCCCAATACGCCCTCCAG GGCGGATGAGGAGTTTGAATACGGCTTCGATGATGAGCCCACGCCCTCTCCGCAAGGCTACGGGGGGACCCCCAACCCCCAGACTCCCGGCTACCCCGACCCTTCGTCTCCGCAGGTCAATCCGCCGTACAATCCGCAGACGCCGGGGACCCCAGCCAT GTACAACACTGATCAGTTTTCTCCGTACGCTGTTCCATCTCCTCAGGGCTCCTATCAGCCAAGCCCCAGCCCTCAGAGTTACCACCAGGTGGCGCCGAGCCCCGTGGGCTACCAGAACACCCACTCGCCAGCCAGTTACCACCCGACCCCGTCGCCCATGGCGTATCAG GccagccccagtcccagcccagtggGCTACAGCCCCATGACACCAGGGGCTCCTTCTCCAGGGGGTTACAACCCGCACACCCCCGGCTCCGGCATTGAGCAGAACTCCAGCGACTGGGtcaccaccgacatccaggtcAAAATTCGAGACACCTATGTGGACAGCCAGGTGGTGGGGCAGACGGGAGTCATCCGCAGTGTGACG GGTGGAATGTGCTCAGTCTACCTGAAGGACAGCGAGAAGGTGGTCAGCATTTCGAGCGAGCACCTAGAGCCCGTCATACCGACCAAAAACAATAAG GTGAAGGTGATCCTGGGGGAGGACCGGGAGGCGACAGGCGTCCTCTTGAGCATCGACGGAGAGGATGGCATCGTCCGCATGGACTTGGAGGAGCAGCTCAAGATCCTCAACTTGCGATTCCTGGGCAAGCTGCTGGAGCCGTAG